Sequence from the Catenuloplanes indicus genome:
GTAGGCGCCGGTCACCCGGACGCTGAGCACGCCCGCGTCGTAGGTGGCGGAGATTGCCTCGGAGGTGACGTGCTGCGGGAGGCCGAAGCTGCGGCGGAACGCGCCGTAGCGGACCTCGCGGAGGCCGTTGCGCTGCTCGGCGCGCTCGTCGCGGCGCTCGCCGCGGACCGTCAGGCGGCCGCCGTCGACCTCGACCGTCACGTCGTTGTCGACGTCCACGCCGGGCAGTTCCAGCCGGACCACCGCGTCGTCGCCGTCGCGGAGCACCTCCGCGGCCGGGGTGAAACCGGCCGGGCGGGTCGTGGCGACCGGGCCGAAAGCGTTGCGCACCAGCGCGTCGAAGTCCGCGAACGGGTCGCGCCGGGTCCAGATCGTGTTGCTCATGTCCATCTCCCCATGTTGTCGCTTCCGATGGAGATAACTTGAGTCGTTGACGCTCAATTCCGGGGCGGCGTGTGCGCCGGGACACAGGC
This genomic interval carries:
- a CDS encoding Hsp20/alpha crystallin family protein, whose amino-acid sequence is MSNTIWTRRDPFADFDALVRNAFGPVATTRPAGFTPAAEVLRDGDDAVVRLELPGVDVDNDVTVEVDGGRLTVRGERRDERAEQRNGLREVRYGAFRRSFGLPQHVTSEAISATYDAGVLSVRVTGAYAGREARRIPVTAGATAGAVTATPTAPAVEAAPAEQA